The window ATCATCATCTCTCTGGTGCAAAGCTTAGTTGAAAAAGAACTCCCATTACAGAAGGAAGTAGATTTTCGTCCCTCATTAAGTTTTACTAGTTTTCACACTATTTTTCAGGTTACACAGAATAGCAGGGAACTATCAACGCAAGCATATAAAAAAGCAGTGCTTCTAAGAAATAGAATTTCACCAAACTTAAACAGTCAACAAGCTTCATACGTTTCTAATGTTTGATTAAGAACAAACATTGTTAAGGTATGGATTCAAACTCTGGGGCTTAATTGATCGCCAGAAAATATTCaattgtaaataaaaaaaaattataaatccaAAAATGGACGGGAAGCTGCAATCGCATGCATGAACTTGTtgtgaagaaagaaaaaggaaaacggTCTTCTGTCACAAATATGCAAAATCATCGGCATAAAAAAATCCAACTTTTTACGCTCTTGGCAGATGTTGACCGCAAGCATAAAGTAGTTTGAGGAGATCACCTGTAATAGACTGACTTGATATTGCTCTGGAGATTCTCGGCGTTCAAGATGGGCAAATCATCTTCGGATTCCTTGGCGGAGGTTCTGAGATCTCCTTCCCCAGCCATGGCAACTTTTGGCTTACTCGCGAGTGACAACCCTACAATCAGAAAACAAGTTTCGTCGACCTGATCTGATCAGCACCGCGTTGGAATCTGGAAGAACTACTTTGCCCTCGGCAACGTCGTTCAAATAGCCCAATCTGCGTCTGATTGAGATGGAACCATGGCCTCTCGAACAGGCAGCAGGCCTCCCTAGCACCCCAGTACGGCCCATTTAGGAGCTACCTCAATCTTCCAGGCCGGCCATGTGCGCGCTCGACACGAAGTTGCTTTATTTGATGGATAATTTTACATACAGTCCctattagtaaataaatttttacatgTAGTCTTCATCcatgaaaatatttattttcactCCCTAGTTAAACATCTTTAtctaattgcccatgatattttttggtacaaaaagtctaaaaatcaatataaatcctcttaaattgagtatattaatttagaatctagtatattttctatcaaattgagtacgattcttttttcacctcaaaatatattcaattttagtttaatgtgctgaatttaataggaattatactcatttttagactatttgtaccgaaaaaaatgagggttaatttcgatagaaaatatactcgatcctagaatagagtactagattatagtgtaaagtgctgaatttaacatgaattatacttatttttagactttttatacctaaaaaataagagagacaattttgatagaaaatatactcgatttttaatataaagtactgactttaagaagaattatactcatttttggactttttgtacttaattttagaatttttgtaCCTAGAAAATttgaggggcaatttaggtatcaatatttgcatgagggagttgaaacaagtaatactttgcatgcagggagtggaaacaaagttttttggacATGAGGATTACATGCAAAGTTAACATTGTGATTgaagatttttctctaatttaccgttaTTTGATccgtaatttatttatttatttattttttattttgtatttttaaaaataaaaaaaaaattaaacgtaACAATGATGTAACAAAATTAAATAGAGCAGAAATCTAAAGAGGTTTACATGATAAATTTGAATTGTAATAACTACAATTTGTAACTAATACAATGTAAATATTATTGAAGAGGACAAATCTAAATTGTAACTGTTatgaatttcataattattataatataaatattagatcaacaaattaaatttgtattgtaACAATTATGAAATTAACTGCTAcaatctaaatatttttaaatagattaaatCAGTATTATCTGTAGCAGTTATGTACAACACAACCTTATCCTTTTGATATAACTGACGCTGAAAGAACAGCATGAACGAGAAAAGCATGCACTATTTTGCTATATCAAAAAACAATATACCGAGAGGAGTTCAAGAATGCCTCGTGTGACAAAGCATGAACGAGAATTCCGTGGACCCAAACCTGCTTATAAAAGAGTTTTATCATCTTTCAGTGGGTATCGTCGTCTAGTAGTGTAACAAGAATCCCATGGATTCAAACTTTGCTCGCGAAAGAGTTCTCATCTTTCAGTGCATGTCATCGAGGCATTGTGTTTAAATCTCTAGAAAACATAGCAGAAACATAAGAAAATCTGCTTTCACAACAGTTGCTGTGCAAAGCATGTAGAGGATTTACTTAAAGCCGTTTCACTTACATCAAGTAAATGGGCAAATGAAACATGCATTTCATCGACAAAAGATTTAGATGCTGTTAAGTACAGACTACGGAGAGGCTTCACATCAGGAGGGAGTTTGAGATGGGGTGGGAGTTTGATTGACTACTGCAGTCTTTATTTCATATTGCTTCGCAAACACTTCCTCCCTTTGGGGGCGGTTTGCATACAAGAACCAGAAGATGAGGCAGAGCATGACCCCTGTGGAGATGAGGCCTAGTCCAGCATTCACAACCCGGAGATCAAGCTCCAGCTGGGGGCAGAAGAAAGTTGTGATCGCGTCGAAAGTTTCTTTCACGAACTGGCAATTCTGAAGGCTCAGCAAGAATGGTGTGTAGTGATCGAGGGCATAACTAACATTTACAGCTGCAACCAACTGCTGGTAAATGTCGGGGGTCACCCTTCCGACTGTGACACAGAGTCCTGATTCAGAGACAGCACAAGTGTAGTTTTGCCAAACCTGACATTGTCCACAGACAGATAGAATATGAGCTAATAGACGGAGAGTTCATATTATCTTTGATAGAATGTTGGAAACCTTAGAACTAATTAGATACGAATGCACTAAATGTATAAGGAAATAATCTGCACATGTACCGTTGAAGCATTCACCAGTGAAACCTCTTCAGGTTTGCACTGTCGGTCGTGCAGGTTAGAATCATAAGGAGAGCAGAGAGATGGCATTAGAGGACCAGATTGGTTGTAATGCACAGATGTAGCTTGAGAATATATTGCAGTGTTGACAACACCAACAAGCTGGACGATGACATCTTTACTCTGGTACAATGTCAGATTTGTTGTTTGCTCGTCGACACAAGGGAGAATGCTACTAAGTGAGGTTTCTGCTTGAGAATTGTGGACCCATTCACCCATAGCCACGCAAGCATCCCCAACGGCACTGAGACAAAATGATAGAATCTTCAAATTTCAGCTTAGTTGGGAACTAGCCGAGTTTACTCAGAGAACTAATGAATTCTTGCATGtggaaaagaaaaacatataaCAGACTGGCTAGTGTCTATGATCTTCCTTGTAGTTCTGTGATCATGAAACCATTCTCCAAAGATTATAAATCAGTTAAATATGAACAAGTGATTTTCATCAGCTAGATTGTCAGACATGATATATATTGAATGGATATAAACATTGTCAAATGCATCTAAACACCAATTTAATTGTTAGGGAAGAACAATTGTTTAACTCGGTTAGGAatctttaattaaattgaaagcatctaaaattataaatatttcaggaaataaattgataaaaatgTGTGAAATATATTTTAGTTTTCAATGTTACTCCTAATTGTAATTGAAAACCGAATTTATTATTTTCCATAGGTATATAACTAAGCAATCATTATAGTCTAAATAACCAGCTAAACAGATGCCAATGAAACTACAAAGATCTTGGTTTCTGTGTAAATGCTACTAAAAATTCAGCTTTCCATGGTTTAGTGCATCAAGACACTGGCCATGCACAATCATGGAAGCAAAGTTTAACCCTATGTTTACTTGGGaggacaaaaataaaaaatatttccatGGTGGAAGACTTTTCCCTGTTTATTTCAATGTGACTATCTTTTCTTTTGTTTACCTAATGGGCAGACCGATTTCCATGGTGGAAAGATTTTCATCCGCAAATGATTTTTTGATCATTTTTTCATCAGTCTAAATCAGACGGAAAGCAATTTCCTCCCTCCCAATGGTGTAGTCGAATTTCTCCCAACGATGCAGTCGAATTTCTCTCAACTCATGATTGCGCCTCCTGCAAGCGTGACCGGCAACCGTGGTCCCACTCGGCGACCCTAGTCAGCAGCCTTGCATGGCCGCGGTGGGAGGCCCCATGCATGGCCGCGGTGGGAGGCCTCTTGCGAGGTCGCCTTTCGTGGCCTCTATGGACTGCCATGCGTGAGGTCGCCTCGAGCGGCCACGATGGGTGGCACCGCGCAAGGTCACCTCTCACGGCCGAGGTTGGCAGCCCCACATGAGGTGGCCTCTTGCTACCACGGTTGGTGGCCCCACGAGAGGTTGCTTCTCGCGGCCACGGTTGGCAACCCCACGCGAGGTCACCTCTCGCAGTTGGTAGCCCTACGTGAGCTCGCCTTGCTCAATCGTGGTTGGTGGCCCCACATTAGGTCACCTCGTGCCCCTGCAATTGGGCGCTCCACACAAGATTTGCCTCGTGCAGCTGTGTGTTGCGGCCCGGCATGAGGTCACCTTGTGTGGCTCCAAAGCCGccattattttcttcttccttcgtatttctctttcacttttcttttctttttgttttctccGTCCCTTCCCGTAGAGATTTGTTTTTTCTTTACTTTCCCTAGGGATTTTTTTCCACTTTGAATTCCTTCCCCATTCCATGTTTCAGAGTAAACAAGGGTAATTGCCTTTCATTTCGACAACCAAAAGGTTAGTCCTTAACATCCTAAAGCAAATCAGTCACTACCTCATATGACAGTAGATCCACCAGAAGTTGACGCTTCTTTGACAACAAAGCATGGGAAAAGAATATGGTACTCACTAAAGTACTGGCCAAAGAAAGCTATTACAAACTGAAATAGCTTGTTGAAGCATAATAAAATGTCATGAAGCAACAAGTTTTGCCTATGCACCAAAATACTTTAATCGGTTTACAAAGTGGAATACAAAatcaagaggttttcttctttgtcCAATGCTCGGTttccttttattatttttcaaaaacaagaCAATTCATTTTAAATCATAAGAATAATTACCAAGTAATAAACATGGAAAGTGGTTGTGTGTATCTTACTTGCTGACAATGATAAAAAATCCACAGAGTATGAATGTAACTGCCACAAGCAACCACCCAGTTATgataaatctgaaaattcaaattaaCAGTGTCAGTAATGATGCTCAAAATCTAAATCCAACAAACAAATTTCAAACTACTTTGCAACCAAGAACTCACATGTAGACTGCATGTTTGTGCCCAAGAACCGACAACACTGCAGAAAACAAGCCAATGGATGAGTTAATATAGGCATCAAATAAAGTGCAAACAGTCGAAATTTGAAGGTAGAGAACACTAGAAATAAGATGTAAATTTTGCAAAATGAAAATTGATTACATACAGAAACCAATGATGGCTAAAAGAAGCATTATAGCTGCTACCAGGATTAATGTGAAACGTCTGCCATGGCCGACATCAAAGCAAGAAGGCATGTTAGGCATTTTGTGCAAGTATGTTCACCAAATAAACCAGGAAAGAATTTTGGGATCATACATGTTGTCGAAAACTCGTCTTACTTTTGCAGAACTTTCAGCTGTTTCACCTGATAGAGTATGAGCAGCATCATTTAAATCCACATTTAATTTGCCAATCTTGTTCTGAACATCATATGGAAGATAGAGCTGATCCACACTGATTGATTTGGCAAGTGACAGAAAATCTGTGACGTTCCTAATGATGTCTACAGTGAAATCTGATTGATTAACAACAAAATTTAAGGTGTCCATTACTTCACCATGGAACTCATCCTGACCAACTGAAAGAAGAACGCATCCAATCCTGAGAGAGATACACTAACAGATAAGTTAGAACTTCAAAGAGGTAAAACCAGTACTCATTTTCCTGAGTTGATGTGCTATTTCATTATGTCAATGATTAGCACAAACtcttaaaaaaggaaaaaaagggaggaagaaagaaaataaatgaatTCCAGTTGCATCTTGTTGGCTTTCTGTGGGCATTGAACTTATAGTAGAATAGAAGTTAAGGTCAAACATAAGAGGGTTTTACAATTAGGATGTCAAATAACACCAAGCTATATGAGAGatcacatttaaaaaaaaaaaaaaaaaaatgtggaaccgccgcattagcggcccccctagagccggtcctacggatatggagggaggtaaatgcaggtatacagctgaaagcgcatagccgggatgctaaccccaggcaatgacaccccgaggatcgaaccctggacctctCGGCCACGAAACCGTGCACCCCCAGCTgtactacgccctggggacatgAGAGATCacatttaagaaattatgataggaGGCTATATCCTCATTCGATTTTAACAATTCACAAAACCAAACACCAGCTGTTGGAAACCAATTATTGCTGTGAGAAAATAGCCTTGAGTGGCCACAAAAGCACATAGAAAAAAGGATATCAATGGCTCCAAAATGCAAAGCAAAAGGATTCAAAACTAGACAACTAAGACTTGAGCTTGAGAGAATTACAATGCTGCGCAAGTGAAAACCAGGAGCAAGACAAGAGACATCTGCCTTAAGAAAATCAATTTTTCCTTGTCAAGTTCAATTCTCCATCTGCAACATCTTCGTGTAACCAGTGCCAATGCAAACAAGACGAACCATATGAATGCAAGAATAAATCCAGGAGCACCTGTAAATCCAACAGACTGCAAAAgaaaaacagaaataaaataaataaaatcaaataagtgATTCAACGCTATACCTCAGTTATAAATATGCAAGGTTGAGATGCAAGAACTCAAAACTATTGCCATTGATCATAATGTAAGGAAGAAAGGGAACCAGCCAAAGGAAATCCAAGATGCAGCAGATTCTTTCTATAAAGTTAAGGGAAAAGTTAACATGATTGCCAGTGGAGAACTACAATGTGGGAGGCCAATTCACTAGAAAAGGACTAAGCCATTTCAAGTAAGGCTCACTCCTACATATAGAGACATCAACAAACCACTAACATAATAATATGACAGTGAAGCCTCTGCCTAACTACATCAGCATCTTTGCAAAGGAACCTATGTCCTTCACTTGCTGTCTCTCATGGTAACAATGATGATCCAGACCCATCTGGTGTCAATCAACCTGCCCAAGGTCCAAGCTCTTTCCTTGGTTAAGCTAATCCACTCAGACTATACAATTAGAAGTCAATTTGTCACTTATACCATATATATGCAGGATGTCCATTCACTACCACAAACGATCGACCCATTTGGGAAATTCACTCCCAAATGTATGAATTATGGACACAAAGAACCCCTATGCTAGCATGTGGAACTGAGACTTGTCTGTGTCCTCCAAAGTAAGCATGTCTCATGGAAACAACCATCAGACCCACCCCAAATCAGACTAAAACAGCATTTGGAAATTATACAATGGACAAAAAGTTCCTCTGAGTATGCATCTTGGAAAATGCCATGTAACATTAACAACTTCAAGATTAGCTAGCTAGCCAAAGGAttgcatgaattaatctagaaaCCAAAAAAGAAAGGGTCAAAAACAAATACATAGGGTGGacctaaagaagaagaaaaaataagcaCAGAACTTGTTAGTGAACAGGTCAATTTCTAGTATTCAAGTTAGACACCCGTGCATAGCAAACTAAACTTATGAGTGGATGCTAGATTTGGTCCATAAGTACTGGAAATCTGTAAATTATTAGCACAGAACAGTTATACATGTCACAAAATTAATGATCGTCAGCCATAGGCTAGTAAAACATCATAATTCCCTATTAACAGTTTGTCATATTCCTCTTAGCTTTTGCTTTGCAAATGAGTTAATATTGATACTTTCTTGCCCCATATTAATATCTTAGTTTGAACCCATCTTTCCAAGGTCATAATTTTTGTGTTGATTCTATAGTTTATGTTGTAGGAAATGAGCTGATGAAATAAGAATGCACTAAGGTCTAACCTTGCAAGGAAAGTTGAAGATGCGATGAGATTAGGTCAGGTAGAGAACACTTGAAATTAGTTTGTCACATTATTGTTTCTTAAATATTAGTTAGTCTCCAGTTTATCTTGTCCCTGCTTCAGTGAATCATGAGATTTTACAGTATGACTAACTGAATCTTCATCGATGCCAAGTTAAAGGACTGAGAAATCTATGTGTATCTACTCTTCCAAATTATAACAAAACACGTCCATCAAGTCAAAGAACTGCAGTAGTTTACCGCCCAGTAGTGCTTGTTAGTAACATCCCAACCATCACGATACATCCTGAGGCTATTAAGCATATCTGGCCGCTTTGTTCTTTTCCGTGCCAAAACCAGCGGAGCTTTCCCATCAGGGGCAGGAGCAGAAGCCACAGGAGAAAACTTCAGTAGCCCATTTGCCCACGGCGCCAAATTCTCCCCACCTTCATCACGCCAAAATAAGAAGAGAATTTCCATATCAACATCCAAACAACTCAACTAACaacaagaaaatttaaaaaaaaaaaacactatttTTTCCGTAACACTGTTCCGAAGTTGTCTATACCCGACGAAAGATAGCGAGAGAAGACACATTTATCGTCATATCCAGAAAATCAATCAAAAATGCAATTTTTTCTACGAAAACGACTTAATGAGCCCACATCCACATAGCTGGTCTTAGAAATGGACTAAAAGTAGGGCACGCAAGGAGAGAAGAGTAAAGACAAAGGCGTAGACCGACGCGATCTACGCAGAAACGGACCGAGTATAGACTTTGGGGAGATGCCTCCTCCACCGACAATGACACGCGATGCTCCGGAGGCCGCTGCGACAGGACGACACGccaggaagaggagggagaagagGACGATTCCCCCGTCGATCGGCATGGCCATGTACTCATGGGAGCGACCTTGAGCAGAAGAAGGGGGGCATCGCGGGAACCAAAAGAGCGAGCTTTTAGGGTTCCCTTCTCGGGCACGCCGCGAAGAGATGGGGACGGGAGTCTATAAATGCATGAGGCCAAAGTTAAGCGAGAAGGGTGGCAATAGGACAGAAGAAGGGATGTCCTCTGCGATTCACACAACAGTTCACTGTCTCACTGGTAAAACACTCATTCACATGGAGAGGGAGGGGGAGAGGGAGGGAGGCAGACGCAATAAATAAAGGAGAAGGGGAAATAGTAGTTAATTTGACAGATTTGAGACTTTTCCAAATCGcctaaaaagaataaaaaaatctctaactaattttatttactaattaattatcTGAAATATCATTAAGTAATTTTCTGAATTGACCCATGAAATCGAATAATTATTTGGACGATCCGATGGATGTAAAAATTGAATAGctaaattattcaaaaataataataatacttaaGTCATAGGGTTATTCTTCATGGTATCGAAATATTATTCAAGCAGGGTAGAAATGACACCCCAAATTATTAGATTGATAGAAAAAATAATCtcttacttaaaaaaataaaatgatatttcaatatattttttattttaaaaatattctgttATATTAGTTAACAGAGTAATTGTTATAATGACTactataatatattaaaaataaataaatttaattttaaatattatgtaaaataaattctttattaatttgatttttttaaacttgatcaaaaaaaatttaaaattattgtagCATCCATTGATTACTTTAACAACCATAAATATatactataatatttttttaaatgatattaattatgtttaagtaatattgataaaaaaagtattttatatataatatatttgataaattgaatttttttaaaaaaatattgtagATCCAGTATAACTACTACAAATTGTAATCACTAGCGGAGGAAGGGGACGCGAGGGGGTGCAGAAGCACCCCCTTGCTTctgatataaataaataaataaatatataatcatgattaAACAATAAAGggcataattataattttttaaatttattgaattttttcACAAAAGTGTCATAAAAACACCTTTTTCCTTCCTTTCTCATTGTCGATCCTTTACCAAGCagctttcattttatttttttctcgttCCCGGCCCTTTTTCTAGCAGCTTTTTCAACAGCCAAACCTTCTTTTTCTAAGCCAACCCTTTCTTCTTCAAACCAAAAACCCTAATCTCACTAAGAGATCTCATTGTTTCCCCCTCTCCGGTCTCCGCAAATCATTGCACTCATCTTTGTCGCCTCTTCACTTCGTCGACGTCTCACGCCAGTGACACCACTACTGTTTGTGGGTCGCCTGTTCCGTCGATGCCACTGCCATTGTTGACGCCGTTGCCACTGTGCTCCACCGGTGATCCTCCACAACAAGCaaaatcttttcaattttaggtgaatcttatttcttattttatctaaTTTCTAATTTCATGATTTATACTTGGTAGTACATTAATTGTTATGTTGATtgcataaattaataattttgagaaattgacaTAGGTTatggaaaaaattttaaaatgaagtaTTGAGTCTTCTAAGAATTCTATGGAAGAAAATAGTAAGAAAAAATATTCTCGCGTTGAATTCAACCCGGATGATGTTGTTAGTGACCCAGGGCTACACAAACTAATTAATGAATTGGATATTTTTATTAGAGATAAGATTCGAAGAAAATATTTGATTAGAGGACCTTGTCAACCATTTGGTTATAGTTATCCCCAAAGATAATTTGGTAAAGAGCATAGAAGTTTCCAAGTTGCttggtttaaaatttttttatagttaGAGTACAACATATCAAAAGatgtagttttttatttttggtgttctctttaaaaattctcatAGAGGATGTCGAGTTGGAGATGAGGCATTTACTAATTCAGGGATGACTAATTGGAGAAAAGCACTGGAAGTATTTAATACGCATGTTGGTGTTGTAGCTAGTGCTCACAATGATGCAAGAACACAACTTGAGGCTTTTCAAAATCAACGACAAAGTGTGTCACATTTGCTACAAGCACAGGGGCGTGGAATGGAGGTTGCATATCACACTCGATTAACGACAACTTTAGATGTTACACGCTTTCTTGTGAAATAAGGTTTGCCTTCCCGTGGACATGACGAGTCATTGAGTTCCTCAAATAAAGGTAACTTTCTTGAATTGATTGAGTGGTATACCCAAAGAAATGATGAGGTTGCCAAGACCATGAATGAAAATGCCCCTGGAAACAATCAATGAAGTCTCCAACAGttcaaaaggatttaacacgGGCTTGTGCTACTGAAGTCACAAATGTCATTCTTAATGATATAAAAGACAATATATTTTCTCTTATGGTTGATGAGTGTCGAGATATTTCAGTCAAAGAATAAATGAGAGTTGTTTTAAGATACGTGAACAAACATGGATGTGTTATTGAAAGATTTCTTGCTATTGTACATGTGTCCGACACTTCTGCTATTTCTTTGAAGAAGGTTATTGATGAATTGTTTGCAAAACATAAGTTGTCATTATCAAGATTGAGAGGTCAAGGATACGATGGAGCTTCAAATATGCGAGGTGAGTATAATGGATTGAAGGCTCTTATATTGAAGGAAAATTCATCTGCAAGGTATAcccattgttttgctcatcaactTCAACTAGTTGTTGTTGCAGTTGCTAAAAGCAATCAAATTGTGAGTGATTTCTTCCAATATGTTACTATGATTGTGAATATTACTGGTGCTtcatgcaaaagaaaaaaaagtttAGACAACTTGTGTTGGATGGTGAATATCAAAAAACGTTCGAAACGAGCAGCGGAAAAGTATAACAgaaagacaatgctaacacaggttctttttacttggttcagagcctatgtcgactcctactccaaggctcgtactcgttaagtactttcgttgggcaatccactagcaattcgaataatgtATTACAATGATTAGGTACAGAAAAGCTAAAAGTAGAATACCGACAAATGTAACACAATAAGAAAAGAATGGGGCTTGTCGGAGCAGAGTCGCGGCATTGCAGGAGCGCAAGAGAGCAGATTGTCAATTTAGAGTTGTTgtagaagctccacccctgccccttattttatatgaagctcgggggcGCCccagatcccctccgggcgccctggtgggacgtggcaagtccaaccagtgagctccacgtgacGACGACGAGTTTTGATAAAATTCGCCTCCCGGGCGCCtagatcccctccgggcgctcggaccacctttttccagggagcacatttcctgcaaaataaggttagtccgaggtaaatatataaattataacctgcaaaacagaatgttagttcagtttata is drawn from Zingiber officinale cultivar Zhangliang chromosome 1B, Zo_v1.1, whole genome shotgun sequence and contains these coding sequences:
- the LOC121970451 gene encoding uncharacterized protein LOC121970451, giving the protein MAMPIDGGIVLFSLLFLACRPVAAASGASRVIVGGGGISPKSILGGENLAPWANGLLKFSPVASAPAPDGKAPLVLARKRTKRPDMLNSLRMYRDGWDVTNKHYWASVGFTGAPGFILAFIWFVLFALALVTRRCCRWRIELDKEKLIFLRQMSLVLLLVFTCAALIGCVLLSVGQDEFHGEVMDTLNFVVNQSDFTVDIIRNVTDFLSLAKSISVDQLYLPYDVQNKIGKLNVDLNDAAHTLSGETAESSAKVRRVFDNIRFTLILVAAIMLLLAIIGFLLSVLGHKHAVYIFIITGWLLVAVTFILCGFFIIVSNAVGDACVAMGEWVHNSQAETSLSSILPCVDEQTTNLTLYQSKDVIVQLVGVVNTAIYSQATSVHYNQSGPLMPSLCSPYDSNLHDRQCKPEEVSLVNASTVWQNYTCAVSESGLCVTVGRVTPDIYQQLVAAVNVSYALDHYTPFLLSLQNCQFVKETFDAITTFFCPQLELDLRVVNAGLGLISTGVMLCLIFWFLYANRPQREEVFAKQYEIKTAVVNQTPTPSQTPS